AGCACCACAACACACAAATACAGCGAGATATGTTAGCCCATGATATGCTGCAATCATATATGTATGGAGTCTGGTCAGCAAGTAGATAAACACTACCTCATACTAGTGGATGAGCTCTGAGCCAAGAATCGAACAAACTCGTCTTTCTTCTTGCCAAAGTTGTAAACAGCATGATCACGGAGCACTTGCGTTCGCTTTATGTCCTCCAGCGTTTTCTCCTTCTTCTGTTTCAGCTCTTTCATTTGCCTCTCCGCCTCACTATGATTATCCATCGCCCGTGAAGCATTTGGCTTTGCAAACCTCACCTTCACCTCATCACTGCAATTTTGCATTTGTTACAGAGGGAAGAACCAAAAGAGGGAAAAAAGGTTGTCAGAATCTTCTTACCTGCTTCCAAGTGTTAAGATCCCGCCTGTTCTAACGATTCCTCCATCCAAAGACACTGCACCTTCACTTATGCATGGGAGGGCACTAATCATATCAGCCCTAGTTTTGTACACCTGAAGACGGGAGAACAGACTGTAGAACAAAGTCTCACGAAGACCGTGTCCATATGCTGTGACACAGAGTAGGTAAGCTGGATCGATCTGTATCATGTTCACAGCAAAACCGAGAAAACCTGGGGGATACTCGCCGTTTGGTAGTTTTGGTTTCAGAAGATTAAGCCTTCTTTGTGGATCACCAGCTATGAACTGACCCACATACGGTCTAAATGTCACCAGAACAAAGTGTCATTAGAAAAGATTTTCATAACGAAAGTATCTAAACACAATTGGTTAATACAGAGTACCTCAGATTTTCGAGAGAGATGGCATCGAAATGGCCTTCAATGGTTCTGCCAATCGAAGAGCCAAGCCCGTGAAGTCCAGCATTTCTATCAACGTTGCCTTGGCTATCATAACTCTCTAGGCCCTTAACACTGTCGTAGTCCTTGCATACAAGTGCCAACATCGAACGAGTCCCTAAATAATCCGACAAAACCCTGCAATTTATGAAGAGGGAGCTAGTCAGTTTCAGACTACAGAAACCATCACAAGAAAGGAGGTGGAACTAACTGGCTCAGGTTTTCATCATGGACTTTCCCGAGTTTGGCTACAACTCCAACAACACCTTTTGTCAACGTCACCTGAGGAGAATGCCGAGACTGAACATGAGTTAAAACTGCAGCAGCTGAGTTTGCATGGCGAAGGATCTGCTCATTGATGTCTTCACCCTGAAGGTTGCCATCACAGTTCTCGCTCCTAGGAGTGCCTGAAGGATTGAGTTTGTTCATATGAACTGCCAAACAAAAGCCGACATTAAACACCTCTCAATTCTCAGACAGAATGTGGGTATAAGCAGGACTCGAACCTTGCAAGTCGAGGATAGATTCATCCAGTTTGGTTTTCTGAGCCTTGAGAAACTTCAAGCTATCTTCGTGCGTTTTGAGTTTGATACCCATGGCTTCAAGATCAGACTGGATCCTATTGGAAGTGAACAAAGCAAACTCTGCCTGAGATATCCCTCCTCCGTTCTGGGTTGTTTCTTTTGGATCCACCATCATCATCGTTGATGGATCTTGAACAGCCGCATGAAACGAAATCTACAAAAATTGGATTAAAAAATCAATTCTttcataaaccctaaccctcaaTTTCGAAAAAGCTGAAACCTTTAAGACCTTTCATCCAATTTAACCACAGATACTGAACAAAAAAAGGGAATTGCATTAAGCCAAGAACATAACTCGGCCAATGTAGTCGCATGCAATTGAACAATATAATCAAAACCCACCAGAAAGATACAAAAATAAGAAAGTAAAGATGAAACTTTTCTCCAGGTTTACAGAGAGATTGATCGCGTAAAGAAGAGATCAGAAGCTAGATTCTTGATGTTCTAAGTAACAAAAGAGAAAGTTCTTGACCAGACCTGTTGACCTGTTGGATACattgctcctcctcctcctcctcagctTCAATGTTACTACCGGAGAATCTTTTTTATTCGATCTCTGCGCTTCGGCTTCTTCTTTGGTCTCACTGGTGAGGAATTTAATTTTGCAGGGTCTCCTCTGGAAATGAAAGCCATTTTTTTACTCCTTTGGGCCGAAACACGTACGCaagtattttttcattttattctttaattattttcttggtGTACATTAGATAATCAGAAGAGAGCTAAGCTAGCCTTCGGTCCACGAAAGGCCCCATAACTAAGGGaccaaaaactatatttttgttcCCTCCCTTGgctcttagagcatcattatcccacATACCCAATTAGGatctcttatttattttttaatatttttaagcaATAAATATGAGTTAAGAAACTCCGTTGAGAGACCCGATCATTTATGTCCTTCATTGCAAGTCTCTTATTTAagggttttaaaaaaattaaaattacaatttttttttatttaataaaacatagtaAAAAGATTGAAATGAATCAGAGGAAGGTGAACATTgccacacacacaaaaaaaaaacattaccaaAAAGCTAGAGTCTTTGCTTATGACAACTCAAACATCAACCAAAGGACTAGTATAACACATAGATGAAACCAAATCATGCTGGAACTTGGAAGGTTTATGATAAGTCTGAGTTGCTCCAAAGAGGCTTTTGAtgagataaacaaaaaaattgcaaTGCCAATGAAATTCCAGGGAACAACAGTATATTCTTTGCTTTGTTGATCCCAAACTACTAAAGCCTTGCATGTTACAAGCCAGCcgaaaaacaaataacaaaatatattgcaACTTAGATACTAGTATTACAGAAGCAAAATAACTCAGAAATAGTTTGTGGTGTTCCAGAGTTACCAAGCTTTGCGGAGTTGTTTCTCATCCAAGACAATGATTCAACTCCTTTCACAAACGCTCCTTCGAAGTTCACTGGAGGAAGAGGATCACCGAACGCTGCTAGTAGCCCATATAGAGCAAAGATCAaaattctaaacaaaaaaaaaggattgtATCAGAAGAAGTCACATGGTGTTTAATTGTTGCATTAGAAGATATTGTCTACCTTCATCTGTTTAGCAACGAGGGGCAAGCCTGATGCAGACAGCAAACGGTTCGCACATTTACCTGAACAAAAGGTGGAACCATTTTGAgctacagagagagagagagttcccTCCCTTGGCTCCTGGGTTACACGAATGCTTCATCAGACATTTGATTCCTGCTGTAGAACCAAAATTAGAATCAAATTCTTGTAAGAACTTACAGAATGTTACTTCCAAAACGCTTATAAAATATCCTATGTAAAAACACGTTGGAAgcttatgattttattttaaaatcacgCTTTcgtttaataaaacataatatcataaataaattaaaaaaaatgatgtttttttgtttttatataaaatctcaaaatttaataataatgaaatagagaatagaaatatacaaatattaaaaatagaattatcTCTATGCATTGATGCTTTTATTagagatataacatatatattcaaataaattatgtcaattatttatgaaatatttaaaataattaatagaataaatttttataaactaaatttatgtgtattttacagttttaatacaaaatcatttaaaattattataaagaataaatgctttattttaatttgaatcatataattttagatTGGATCCCAACTATACTCTAGAATAACATTGTATACCTTATATACTGATTAAAATTATTCTAACATTTGATTTATGGTGATCTCGTCAATAGGgatgagcaaaaaaaaaaattagaactcTCCAATCCAATTAAAGGTAAATCGAAATCAAAGTGAAATATTGAGATTTTTATGTTCGACAATTGCATAGAAACTCACTTCtgaatatatattcttataagtatttataacatcaaaatatattcCAATATTTActttaatgtatattttttatagttaGTTAAATATTGAGATTTTTATGTTCGACAATtgcattaa
This genomic interval from Brassica napus cultivar Da-Ae chromosome A6, Da-Ae, whole genome shotgun sequence contains the following:
- the LOC106429845 gene encoding protein DEFECTIVE IN MERISTEM SILENCING 3-like produces the protein MYPTGQQISFHAAVQDPSTMMMVDPKETTQNGGGISQAEFALFTSNRIQSDLEAMGIKLKTHEDSLKFLKAQKTKLDESILDLQVHMNKLNPSGTPRSENCDGNLQGEDINEQILRHANSAAAVLTHVQSRHSPQVTLTKGVVGVVAKLGKVHDENLSQVLSDYLGTRSMLALVCKDYDSVKGLESYDSQGNVDRNAGLHGLGSSIGRTIEGHFDAISLENLRPYVGQFIAGDPQRRLNLLKPKLPNGEYPPGFLGFAVNMIQIDPAYLLCVTAYGHGLRETLFYSLFSRLQVYKTRADMISALPCISEGAVSLDGGIVRTGGILTLGSSDEVKVRFAKPNASRAMDNHSEAERQMKELKQKKEKTLEDIKRTQVLRDHAVYNFGKKKDEFVRFLAQSSSTSMRQ